A stretch of the Panthera uncia isolate 11264 chromosome D1, Puncia_PCG_1.0, whole genome shotgun sequence genome encodes the following:
- the LOC125913536 gene encoding olfactory receptor 51B5-like, giving the protein MSLDKPDERPNGNSSSFLLTGFPGLEAAHHWISTPFFFIYISVLLGNSTLLLLIKEDHNLHEPMYYFLAMLAATDLGLTLTTMPTVLRVLWLDHREIGKVACFSQAYFIHSLAFVESGVLLAMAYDRFIAIRNPLRYTSILTYTQVLKIGLGVLLRGFVSVIPPIVPLYFFPYCHSHVLSHAFCLHQDVIKLACADTTFNRLYPVVLVVFIFVLDSLIILISYVLILKSVLRIASKEERAKAFNTCVSHICCVLVFYVTVIGLSLIHRFGKQVPHIVHLTMSYVYFLFPPLMNPIIYSVKTKQIRSGFLRLFTNHHSPSHRM; this is encoded by the coding sequence atgtctTTGGATAAACCCGACGAGAGGCCGAACGGCAATTCCAGTTCCTTCCTGTTGACTGGTTTTCCAGGCTTGGAGGCAGCTCACCACTGGATTTCCACACCCTTCTTTTTCATCTACATCTCTGTCCTTTTAGGCAACAGCACCCTCCTCCTTCTCATTAAGGAAGATCACAATCTTCATGAACCTATGTACTATTTCCTGGCCATGCTAGCAGCCACAGACTTAGGGCTGACCTTGACCACGATGCCTACGGTGCTCAGAGTCCTCTGGTTGGATCACAGGGAGATTGGGAAAGTAGCCTGTTTTTCTCAAGCCTACTTTATACACTCACTTGCCTTTGTAGAGTCTGGTGTTTTGCTTGCTATGGCTTATGATCGTTTTATTGCCATTCGCAACCCCCTTAGATATACCTCCATACTCACTTATACTCAAGTGCTGAAAATTGGACTGGGAGTTCTGCTGAGGGGGTTTGTATCTGTTATCCCTCCAATTgtacccctttatttttttccctattgcCATTCCCATGTCCTGTCTCATGCATTCTGCCTTCACCAGGATGTCATCAAACTGGCCTGTGCTGACACCACTTTCAATCGACTGTATCCAGTTGTGCTTGTAGTCTTTATATTTGTGCTGGATTCTCTGATCATCCTCATCTCCTATGTATTGATACTCAAGAGTGTCCTGAGAATTGCCTCCAAAGAAGAGAGGGCCAAGGCCTTCAACACCTGTGTCTCCCATATCTGCTGTGTCCTGGTTTTCTATGTCACAGTCATTGGATTGTCTCTGATTCATCGGTTTGGGAAGCAGGTTCCACATATTGTCCACCTCACTATGAgctatgtatattttcttttccctccactAATGAATCCTATAATCTATAGTGTCAAGACCAAGCAGATCCGGAGTGGCTTTCTTCGCCTTTTTACTAACCATCATAGTCCCTCGCACAGAATGTAA
- the LOC125913946 gene encoding olfactory receptor 51B2-like: MWFNISAAPFLLTGFPGLGIFHPCISISFFVIYVSTLLGNGTILYLIREDHTLHQPMYYFVALLAATDLGVTLTTMPTVLGVLWLGHRAISQGACYFQAYLIHSLSIVESGVLLVMAYDRFIAIHSPLRYTSILTNARVVKIGLGVLMRGFILIVPVIITLSGFPYCGSHVLSHAFCLHQDVIKLACADITFNRLYPIVLVSLTGFLDSVLILISYILILNTVMGIASGKEQAKALNTCVSHITCVLVFYVTVTGLTLIHRFGKYVPHVVHIIMSYIYFLFPPFMNPIIYSIKTKQIRNGINRLLSLHRI; this comes from the coding sequence ATGTGGTTCAACATCAGTGCTGCCCCTTTTCTACTGACTGGCTTTCCAGGTCTGGGGATATTTCATCCTTGcatttccatctctttcttcGTCATTTATGTCTCCACGCTCCTTGGCAATGGCACCATCCTCTACCTTATCAGAGAAGACCACACTCTCCACCAGCCGATGTACTACTTTGTGGCTCTGTTGGCAGCCACAGACCTTGGAGTGACTTTGACAACAATGCCCACCGTGCTTGGTGTTCTGTGGCTTGGCCACAGGGCAATCAGCCAAGGAGCCTGCTACTTTCAGGCCTATCTAATCCATTCACTCTCTATTGTGGAGTCTGGAGTCTTGCTTGTTATGGCCTATGATCGTTTCATTGCGATCCACAGTCCCCTGAGATACACCTCCATCCTCACCAATGCTAGGGTGGTGAAGATAGGTCTGGGGGTTCTAATGAGGGGATTTATACTTATTGTGCCCGTAATCATCACCCTCTCTGGATTTCCCTACTGCGGATCCCATGTTCTCTCTCATGCTTTCTGCCTACACCAGGATGTTATCAAACTGGCCTGTGCTGACATCACCTTCAATAGACTCTATCCTATAGTGCTGGTCTCATTAACTGGCTTCTTGGACTCTGTGCTTATCCTGATCTCTTATATTCTAATCCTTAATACTGTCATGGGGATTGCCTCAGGTAAGGAGCAGGCTAAGGCTCTAAACACTTGTGTCTCCCATATTACCTGTGTTCTGGTTTTTTATGTCACTGTTACTGGGTTGACCCTTATTCATCGATTTGGGAAATATGTGCCACATGTAGTTCATATTATCATGAGCTATATTTACTTCCTCTTCCCCCCATTTATGAATCCAATCATCTATAGTATTAAGACCAAGCAGATAAGGAATGGCATCAATCGCCTTCTCTCTTTGCATAGAATTTGA